A genomic window from Brevibacillus agri includes:
- a CDS encoding methyl-accepting chemotaxis protein, which yields MKMPRLTVRAKLIASFSLILIVPVLTLGLLSYQSAKDRLEEQLLMTAAENVRLVDELLDRTLEAQSRDLELIASEIGKEELTEQMRSSARKKLQTFHKLHPDIGEVYIGEENGKMLTATDAKLSADYDPRKRPWYQAAMAEPDKTIITDPYIDAITGNVVVGLAKALSDRSGVLGIDIQLTALNETVKQAKIGSKGYMSIFDANRKLLIHPTGTPGADATQPWVEDLYAQTEGKFGFTDEGNDAKATFVTNEQTGWKLMGVMYRTEAEVAASPIFYRTLLVVAITIVIGAGIVYSILRSLLRPLQQLTDAAEKMSQGDVTQQVEVKSDDELGVLAKTFNHMAESLRSLLYSVNDSVQQLAASAEELSASADQTSKATEQIATTMQDMATGTEQQVSHTQKSTAAVEQMSQRISQIANYTAEVSDTAKQTATVAAEGNRSVQSAVQQMTASSESILSLAKVVDNLGVRSQEIGKIVDVITAIASQTNLLALNAAIEAARAGESGRGFAVVADEVRKLAEQSSASAEQISHLIAAIQQETDNAVDVMEKSKREVTEGIDKVYEAGRSFEQIQSAVDDVALKIGRVSQASQDISEQTQLVVELINHISDVTLKASDGTQSVSAAAEEQLASMEEIASSAMSLERLAEDLQEQIGKFKI from the coding sequence ATGAAAATGCCAAGATTGACCGTTCGAGCCAAGCTGATTGCTTCGTTCTCCCTCATCTTGATTGTTCCCGTGCTCACTCTTGGTTTGCTCTCTTATCAGAGTGCCAAGGATCGGCTGGAGGAACAACTGTTGATGACGGCCGCCGAGAACGTTCGCTTGGTGGACGAGCTGTTGGACCGTACACTGGAGGCGCAATCCCGCGATTTGGAGCTGATCGCTTCCGAGATCGGGAAAGAAGAACTGACGGAGCAGATGAGAAGCTCTGCCCGTAAAAAGCTGCAAACCTTCCACAAACTGCATCCGGACATTGGCGAGGTCTACATCGGCGAGGAAAATGGCAAGATGCTGACAGCGACAGACGCCAAGCTGTCTGCCGATTACGATCCGCGCAAACGCCCCTGGTACCAGGCGGCAATGGCCGAGCCTGACAAGACGATCATTACGGACCCGTACATTGATGCAATTACAGGGAATGTAGTTGTAGGTTTGGCCAAAGCTTTGTCTGACCGTTCGGGCGTGCTTGGAATCGACATTCAGTTGACCGCGCTCAACGAAACCGTGAAACAAGCGAAAATCGGCAGCAAAGGATACATGTCTATTTTCGATGCAAACCGCAAGCTGCTCATCCATCCGACCGGAACGCCAGGCGCTGACGCGACACAGCCGTGGGTGGAAGACCTTTACGCCCAAACCGAAGGGAAGTTTGGCTTTACGGATGAAGGAAATGACGCGAAGGCGACTTTTGTCACCAACGAGCAAACAGGCTGGAAACTGATGGGCGTCATGTACCGCACCGAAGCAGAGGTTGCGGCCAGCCCGATCTTTTACAGAACATTGCTGGTCGTCGCGATTACGATCGTCATTGGAGCGGGAATCGTGTACAGCATTTTGCGCTCGTTGCTGCGTCCGCTGCAACAGTTGACAGATGCGGCGGAAAAAATGAGCCAGGGCGACGTGACCCAGCAGGTGGAAGTCAAAAGCGACGACGAGTTGGGCGTGCTGGCGAAAACATTCAACCATATGGCTGAATCGCTCCGTTCCTTGCTTTACTCCGTAAACGATTCTGTCCAGCAACTGGCGGCATCCGCAGAGGAACTCTCGGCAAGCGCAGACCAGACGAGCAAGGCGACCGAGCAGATCGCGACGACGATGCAGGACATGGCGACAGGCACAGAGCAGCAAGTATCGCATACGCAAAAGAGTACCGCAGCCGTCGAGCAAATGTCGCAGCGGATCAGCCAAATCGCCAACTACACGGCGGAAGTGTCCGACACGGCAAAGCAGACTGCAACCGTTGCGGCGGAAGGAAACCGCTCCGTCCAATCGGCAGTGCAGCAAATGACCGCCTCCAGCGAATCAATCCTGAGTCTGGCAAAAGTCGTGGACAATCTCGGAGTGCGCTCGCAAGAAATCGGCAAAATTGTCGATGTCATTACCGCCATTGCTAGCCAGACCAATTTGCTCGCGTTGAACGCAGCCATCGAAGCGGCGCGGGCGGGCGAGTCCGGCCGCGGATTTGCGGTAGTAGCAGACGAGGTGCGAAAGCTGGCCGAGCAGTCATCGGCGTCGGCCGAGCAGATCAGCCATTTGATTGCGGCGATCCAGCAGGAGACAGACAATGCCGTTGACGTCATGGAAAAGAGCAAGCGGGAAGTGACGGAAGGGATTGACAAAGTGTACGAGGCTGGGCGTTCGTTTGAGCAAATCCAGTCTGCGGTCGATGATGTGGCGCTGAAAATTGGCCGAGTCTCCCAGGCTTCGCAAGATATTTCCGAGCAGACCCAGTTGGTCGTCGAGCTAATCAACCATATTTCCGATGTGACCTTGAAAGCTTCGGACGGCACGCAGAGCGTATCCGCAGCAGCAGAGGAGCAGCTCGCTTCCATGGAAGAGATCGCGTCCTCCGCAATGTCACTGGAGCGATTGGCAGAAGATCTCCAGGAGCAGATCGGCAAATTCAAGATTTAA
- the mutY gene encoding A/G-specific adenine glycosylase, with the protein MARKKETGLRYTLPEEFHVFGFSHDLLAWYDSQKRDLPWRINRDPYRVWVSEIMLQQTRVETVKPYYANFMEKFPTVVDLANAPEDEVLKAWEGLGYYSRARNLQAAAREVTARYGGVVPDTPEEIATLKGVGPYTAGAILSIAYEKPEPAVDGNVMRVFSRLLYLTDDIAKPATRIKIEHLVRQVIPEGRAGDFNQALMELGAMVCLPRTPQCLTCPVFDYCMARQEGVQEELPIKGKAKPPRPVDLQVAIIERDGKVLINKRPDQGLLAGMWEFPMVETEQQKDAAKREALARGISERFGIDIEVLEPLGAVQHVFSHLQWNMQVWSCDWIEGGELPGHARFAAWSELDAYTFPMAHHKIRELLGQKSK; encoded by the coding sequence ATGGCAAGGAAAAAAGAAACCGGCTTGCGGTACACTCTCCCGGAGGAATTTCACGTCTTCGGCTTTTCGCACGATTTGCTTGCCTGGTACGACTCGCAAAAGCGGGATCTGCCGTGGCGGATCAACCGCGATCCGTATCGGGTGTGGGTGTCGGAAATCATGCTGCAGCAGACAAGAGTAGAGACCGTTAAGCCTTATTATGCGAATTTCATGGAAAAATTTCCGACGGTTGTCGATTTGGCAAATGCACCAGAAGACGAAGTGTTAAAAGCATGGGAAGGACTTGGCTACTATTCCCGCGCTCGCAATCTGCAGGCGGCAGCGCGCGAGGTGACGGCCCGCTACGGAGGAGTCGTGCCGGACACGCCGGAGGAGATCGCCACTTTGAAAGGCGTAGGGCCGTACACGGCGGGGGCGATTTTAAGCATTGCCTACGAAAAGCCGGAGCCTGCTGTCGACGGGAACGTCATGCGCGTTTTTTCCCGGCTGCTGTACTTGACGGATGACATCGCGAAGCCCGCTACCCGCATCAAGATCGAGCATCTCGTGCGCCAGGTGATCCCGGAAGGCCGGGCAGGCGATTTTAACCAGGCGCTGATGGAGCTGGGGGCGATGGTCTGCCTGCCGCGCACGCCGCAGTGCCTGACCTGTCCGGTGTTTGATTACTGTATGGCGCGGCAGGAGGGTGTGCAGGAGGAGTTGCCGATCAAGGGCAAAGCGAAACCGCCACGCCCTGTCGATCTGCAAGTGGCGATCATCGAACGCGACGGCAAGGTGCTGATTAACAAACGCCCCGATCAAGGGCTGTTGGCAGGCATGTGGGAGTTTCCCATGGTGGAGACGGAGCAGCAAAAGGATGCCGCCAAAAGAGAGGCGCTCGCGCGTGGAATCAGCGAACGATTCGGAATCGACATCGAGGTTCTGGAGCCGCTCGGCGCGGTGCAGCACGTTTTTTCCCATTTGCAGTGGAACATGCAGGTCTGGTCCTGTGACTGGATCGAGGGGGGCGAGTTGCCGGGCCATGCGCGTTTTGCCGCCTGGAGCGAGCTGGATGCGTACACGTTCCCGATGGCCCACCACAAAATCCGCGAGCTGCTCGGGCAAAAAAGCAAATAA
- a CDS encoding MFS transporter, with translation MLTVFIEYKLQSEKRDQALRLLASMAESMEALGARQYRCMEGLDQPGLFVEAFEVETVHEYEQIKAHRLADRAFCDCVAGGADKLHVWAFRPAALPQ, from the coding sequence ATGCTAACCGTGTTTATCGAATACAAGCTGCAATCGGAAAAACGCGATCAGGCTCTGCGGCTGCTCGCATCCATGGCTGAGAGCATGGAGGCGTTGGGCGCGCGCCAGTACCGCTGTATGGAAGGACTGGATCAGCCGGGCTTGTTTGTCGAAGCCTTTGAAGTTGAGACTGTGCACGAATACGAACAGATCAAGGCACACCGCTTGGCAGACCGCGCGTTTTGCGACTGTGTAGCGGGCGGAGCGGACAAGCTGCACGTTTGGGCGTTTCGTCCAGCCGCGTTACCACAATAG
- a CDS encoding metal-dependent hydrolase, protein MDTATHFAMGFGLAGLAYLDPVVASSPSLAAAVMIGTVIGSQAPDLDGLVRLRGTAAYIRNHRGVSHSVPALFLWTGAIFGLIQALMPQTSWLHLLGWIFLAVCLHVFVDLFNSYGTKGLYPFRDKWVALNAIFIFDPFIFAAHLVGFMLWAAGAHPGRSFLLIYLVIAVYYYWRCQVQKRTTELVRARIGKPGMYTIIPTLSWTHWTFVAKTEQHWYVGEVHSGDVAILDTFSIKPENEVIAAAKKSFKVQSFLAFTHHVHVETKERPFGYEVKWIDLRYRSRFQGKSHYMFVAVVHLDYELNIRDSFVGWIHRGEEQLAKKLDSKRQLG, encoded by the coding sequence ATGGATACTGCCACACACTTTGCCATGGGCTTCGGATTGGCCGGGCTCGCCTACCTCGATCCTGTCGTAGCTTCTTCTCCCTCGCTTGCGGCTGCCGTTATGATCGGCACGGTCATCGGTTCGCAAGCACCCGATCTGGATGGGTTGGTCCGCCTCCGCGGCACGGCTGCCTATATACGCAACCATCGGGGCGTTTCTCACTCTGTACCGGCCTTGTTTTTATGGACAGGAGCCATTTTTGGGCTCATTCAGGCATTGATGCCACAGACCTCCTGGCTGCATCTGCTGGGCTGGATCTTTCTGGCCGTCTGCCTGCACGTCTTCGTCGATTTGTTCAATTCCTATGGCACAAAGGGCTTGTATCCGTTTCGCGACAAATGGGTCGCCCTCAACGCCATTTTCATTTTTGACCCGTTCATTTTTGCCGCTCATCTCGTCGGCTTCATGCTCTGGGCAGCGGGCGCTCACCCCGGGCGAAGCTTTCTCTTGATTTACCTCGTGATCGCCGTATACTACTACTGGCGCTGCCAGGTGCAAAAGCGGACTACAGAGCTTGTTCGCGCGCGCATCGGCAAGCCTGGCATGTACACGATCATCCCTACCCTTTCCTGGACGCACTGGACGTTTGTCGCCAAAACCGAGCAGCACTGGTACGTGGGCGAAGTGCACTCCGGCGACGTGGCGATTTTGGACACTTTCTCCATCAAGCCTGAAAACGAAGTGATCGCCGCTGCCAAAAAAAGCTTCAAGGTCCAGTCCTTCCTCGCCTTCACGCACCACGTTCACGTAGAAACGAAGGAACGCCCCTTCGGCTACGAGGTAAAATGGATTGACCTGCGCTACCGCTCCCGTTTTCAAGGAAAAAGCCACTACATGTTCGTCGCCGTTGTCCATCTCGACTACGAATTGAATATCCGGGACTCCTTCGTCGGCTGGATTCACCGCGGAGAGGAACAGCTCGCCAAAAAGCTCGACTCCAAGCGCCAGCTCGGGTAG
- a CDS encoding pyridoxamine 5'-phosphate oxidase family protein, with amino-acid sequence MIPIRYSKRTITDQEQIAQFLQQAKVGHLGLSNEREPYVLPLNFAWWNGCIYFHGADSGRKVEMINANSRVCFSVCEEYGTIASPVPAHVDTAYMSVFLAGTIERVQEPSEMREAMQALLDKYVPGYFSEPLPLQHVLKYRSSVGSATAIFRITPETLTAKGNPLAEEKQFYPGRKVEMDV; translated from the coding sequence ATGATACCGATTCGCTATTCCAAACGCACGATTACGGACCAGGAACAGATCGCACAGTTTTTGCAGCAGGCCAAGGTCGGCCATCTCGGGCTGTCCAATGAGCGCGAGCCGTATGTGTTGCCGCTCAATTTCGCCTGGTGGAACGGCTGTATTTACTTTCACGGCGCGGACTCCGGTCGCAAGGTCGAGATGATAAACGCCAACAGCCGGGTATGCTTCAGCGTCTGCGAAGAGTACGGCACGATTGCCTCGCCTGTGCCTGCCCATGTGGATACGGCGTACATGAGCGTCTTTTTGGCGGGGACGATTGAACGCGTGCAGGAGCCATCCGAAATGCGCGAGGCGATGCAGGCGCTGCTGGACAAATACGTGCCGGGCTACTTTTCCGAGCCGCTGCCTTTGCAACATGTGCTCAAATACCGCTCGTCCGTGGGCAGCGCGACCGCCATCTTCCGCATCACGCCGGAGACGCTTACAGCCAAGGGCAATCCGCTGGCCGAAGAAAAGCAATTTTATCCGGGGCGAAAAGTGGAGATGGACGTGTAG
- a CDS encoding carboxymuconolactone decarboxylase family protein codes for MQARFNYHQANPQAYQAMLQLEKFVNESGLDKKLVELIKIRASQINGCAFCLDMHTQDARKLGETEQRIYLLNAWREAAVYTDAERAVLALTEAVTQIAQNGVSDALYEQVRKHFDESQYVALIMAINTINSWNRLAITTGMSAPYNR; via the coding sequence ATGCAAGCGAGATTCAACTACCACCAAGCCAACCCCCAGGCGTACCAAGCCATGCTGCAGCTTGAAAAATTCGTGAACGAGAGCGGGCTCGACAAGAAGCTGGTCGAGCTGATTAAAATTCGCGCTTCGCAAATCAACGGCTGCGCCTTTTGTCTGGATATGCATACGCAGGATGCGCGCAAGCTCGGCGAGACGGAGCAGCGCATTTACCTGCTGAACGCCTGGCGCGAGGCCGCTGTCTATACCGATGCGGAACGTGCGGTTCTGGCCTTGACCGAGGCGGTGACGCAGATCGCGCAAAATGGCGTTTCCGATGCCCTCTACGAGCAAGTGCGAAAGCATTTTGACGAGAGCCAGTACGTCGCGCTGATTATGGCGATCAACACGATCAATAGCTGGAACCGGCTCGCGATTACTACAGGCATGTCTGCTCCGTACAACCGCTAA
- a CDS encoding dioxygenase produces the protein MMPSLFVAHGAPLLAIENNSYTQALQQLSSQLPRRPRAIVMFSAHWEAFDQMVGTMETFPTIHDFGGFPQELYEIQYPAKGDEAIAQETVQLLRDAGVPVGLNTTRGLDHGHWVVLRHIFPQADVPVVALSVNPNLTVVQQYAIGKALSPLRQKDVLIVGSGGTIHNFSYLNMRETSEGAFDWALQFEEWLQQTLTGWKVDELARYRELAPHAEKAVPVYGSEHFVPLVYAMGAADDERAAQRLHMSFRYGSLSHTIWQFGHAE, from the coding sequence ATGATGCCATCTTTGTTCGTTGCACATGGCGCTCCACTGCTTGCGATTGAAAACAATTCCTATACACAAGCGTTGCAACAACTGTCCAGCCAACTGCCGCGCCGCCCGCGCGCGATCGTGATGTTTTCCGCTCACTGGGAAGCTTTTGACCAGATGGTGGGGACGATGGAGACGTTTCCGACGATTCACGACTTTGGCGGCTTTCCGCAAGAGCTGTATGAGATTCAGTACCCGGCAAAAGGCGACGAAGCTATCGCGCAAGAGACAGTGCAACTGCTGCGCGACGCAGGCGTGCCTGTCGGCTTGAACACGACAAGAGGGCTTGACCACGGCCACTGGGTCGTGCTGCGCCATATATTCCCGCAAGCGGATGTGCCTGTCGTGGCTCTGTCCGTCAACCCGAATCTGACGGTTGTGCAGCAGTACGCGATCGGGAAAGCGCTCAGCCCTCTGCGGCAAAAAGACGTGCTGATTGTCGGTTCTGGCGGCACGATTCACAACTTTTCCTACCTGAATATGCGCGAAACGTCGGAAGGCGCCTTCGACTGGGCCTTGCAGTTCGAAGAGTGGCTGCAGCAGACGCTGACCGGCTGGAAGGTCGATGAGTTGGCGCGCTATCGCGAGCTTGCGCCGCATGCGGAAAAAGCGGTCCCGGTCTACGGCAGCGAGCATTTTGTGCCGCTCGTTTACGCGATGGGAGCAGCAGACGACGAGCGGGCGGCGCAGCGGCTGCACATGAGCTTTCGCTACGGCAGCCTGAGCCATACGATCTGGCAGTTTGGTCATGCCGAATAA
- a CDS encoding superoxide dismutase gives MAHQLPALPYAHDALEPHIDAQTMEIHHGRHHATYVNNLNAALEAHPDLQQKSVEELISNLDALPESIRTAVRNNGGGHANHTLFWEILSPNGGGAPTGELADAINAAFGSFDNFKAEFAKAATTRFGSGWAWLTAEGGKVAITSTPNQDSPIMEGKTPILGLDVWEHAYYLRYQNKRPDYISAFWNVVNWDEVSKRFAAAK, from the coding sequence ATGGCACATCAACTTCCTGCATTGCCTTACGCACATGACGCACTGGAACCTCATATCGACGCGCAAACCATGGAAATCCACCACGGACGCCACCATGCTACTTATGTGAACAACCTGAACGCAGCTCTGGAAGCTCATCCTGACCTGCAACAAAAAAGCGTGGAAGAGCTGATTAGCAACCTGGACGCTCTGCCTGAGTCGATCCGCACTGCTGTTCGCAACAACGGTGGTGGACATGCTAACCACACTCTGTTCTGGGAAATCCTCAGCCCGAACGGCGGCGGCGCCCCAACTGGCGAACTGGCTGACGCGATCAACGCGGCTTTTGGCAGCTTCGACAACTTCAAGGCTGAATTTGCAAAAGCAGCAACTACTCGCTTCGGTTCCGGCTGGGCTTGGCTGACTGCTGAAGGCGGCAAAGTGGCAATCACCTCCACTCCTAACCAAGACAGCCCGATCATGGAAGGCAAAACACCTATCCTCGGCCTGGACGTTTGGGAGCATGCTTACTACCTGCGCTACCAAAACAAACGCCCTGACTACATCAGCGCGTTCTGGAACGTAGTAAACTGGGATGAAGTAAGCAAACGCTTTGCTGCTGCGAAGTAA
- a CDS encoding TSUP family transporter, translating to MEMDLLTVLFLAFFGFVAAFIDSTVGGGGLISLPALLGLGLPPYLALGTNKLAGTISSATSSFTFIRSGKYDKKLMFILFPVSLVGAYFGAKTVLFVPQELLKVLVIVMMALIFVYTLFNKRFGQDSNYKGMTKFTLGIGIPFTFLIGFYDGFFGPGTGSFFVFLMVLLFGYDFVIAAGNGRILNLASNLSALFVFCLEGKVIFLTGLVMGIAMLLGASIGAKVAIKTGVRYVRPLFLIVSITLITKMIYELIFTQ from the coding sequence ATGGAAATGGACTTACTCACGGTATTGTTTCTCGCATTCTTCGGATTTGTCGCCGCTTTCATCGACAGCACGGTCGGCGGCGGCGGTCTTATCTCCCTGCCTGCGCTGCTCGGTCTCGGCCTGCCTCCCTATCTGGCGCTCGGCACCAACAAGCTCGCAGGCACGATCTCTTCTGCGACCAGCTCCTTCACTTTTATCCGCTCGGGCAAATACGACAAGAAACTGATGTTCATTCTTTTCCCGGTTTCGCTCGTAGGCGCTTATTTCGGAGCAAAGACGGTGCTGTTCGTTCCCCAGGAGCTGTTGAAGGTGCTCGTCATCGTGATGATGGCGCTGATTTTTGTCTATACCTTGTTCAACAAACGGTTCGGGCAAGACTCCAACTACAAAGGGATGACCAAGTTTACCCTTGGCATCGGCATTCCTTTTACCTTTTTGATCGGATTTTACGACGGCTTCTTCGGACCGGGCACCGGTTCTTTTTTCGTTTTTTTGATGGTGCTGCTGTTCGGCTATGACTTCGTGATCGCGGCAGGAAACGGGCGGATTTTGAATCTGGCCAGCAACCTCTCTGCGCTGTTCGTCTTCTGTCTGGAGGGCAAGGTCATTTTCCTGACCGGGCTTGTCATGGGGATCGCCATGCTGCTCGGCGCGAGCATCGGCGCCAAGGTCGCTATCAAAACCGGGGTTCGCTACGTCCGGCCGCTGTTTTTGATCGTCTCGATCACCTTGATTACGAAAATGATCTACGAGCTGATTTTTACCCAATAA
- a CDS encoding YneF family protein: MAWYNWVIPIVTLLLGLVGGFAGGTYYLKKQMSNMQMDEKQLQAMARSMGMNLNQKQLKQMSRTMKNMKMPNKFGK; this comes from the coding sequence ATGGCTTGGTACAACTGGGTAATCCCGATCGTTACACTGTTACTCGGCCTCGTGGGCGGTTTTGCCGGAGGCACTTATTACTTGAAAAAACAAATGTCCAACATGCAGATGGACGAAAAACAACTGCAAGCCATGGCCCGTTCTATGGGGATGAACCTCAATCAAAAGCAGCTCAAACAAATGAGCCGTACCATGAAAAATATGAAAATGCCAAATAAATTCGGGAAGTAG
- a CDS encoding N-acetylmuramoyl-L-alanine amidase family protein: MAPILIVDAGHGGVDPGGGNNAQFLEKDMTLQISLYQFNRFKELNIPVAMTRTNDTTLSSDARTTLVRNSGARYCISNHINAGGGRGSEVIYSIYGSAAFPRIIQEELEAEGMPNRRIFTRTLPNNSNRDYYYMHRETGSVETVIIEYGFADNPLDADKLARDWKRLAEAVVRAFCEYAKLPYRPPATPTPAPTPAPTPAPTPSPTTTPSPGNGGGGTLPDWKQEAIDWMFDQGLLTNEDWRSQADKPLPLWAEAIILKRLYELLKK; the protein is encoded by the coding sequence ATGGCTCCTATCCTGATTGTGGACGCCGGGCACGGTGGAGTCGATCCTGGCGGCGGCAACAACGCCCAGTTTCTCGAAAAAGATATGACTCTGCAAATTTCTTTGTATCAGTTCAATCGCTTCAAGGAACTGAACATTCCGGTCGCGATGACGCGAACAAACGATACTACGCTTTCCAGCGATGCACGGACGACTCTTGTGCGAAACAGCGGCGCGCGCTACTGCATATCCAACCATATCAACGCAGGTGGCGGCCGAGGCTCCGAGGTCATCTACTCGATCTATGGCTCCGCCGCCTTTCCCCGCATAATCCAGGAGGAGCTGGAAGCGGAGGGAATGCCCAATCGCCGGATTTTCACCCGGACGCTCCCGAACAATTCCAACCGGGACTACTACTACATGCACAGGGAAACCGGCAGCGTCGAAACCGTGATTATTGAGTACGGCTTCGCCGACAACCCGCTGGACGCCGACAAGCTCGCCAGGGATTGGAAACGGCTCGCCGAAGCGGTCGTCCGCGCTTTTTGCGAATACGCCAAGCTGCCTTACCGTCCTCCGGCCACACCAACCCCCGCTCCGACTCCAGCCCCTACTCCCGCTCCCACGCCGTCGCCAACGACTACTCCCAGCCCAGGAAACGGAGGTGGAGGAACGTTGCCAGATTGGAAACAGGAAGCAATCGACTGGATGTTTGACCAGGGTCTTTTGACCAACGAAGATTGGCGCAGCCAGGCTGACAAGCCTTTGCCGCTCTGGGCGGAGGCGATCATCTTGAAGCGCCTGTATGAGCTATTGAAAAAATAA
- a CDS encoding metallophosphoesterase: MRHKPQTRSKVLSADNGVDIIGDVHGCYDEFMELIQRLGYERSQDGTYRHPQGRKLLSLGDITSRGPYSIKMLQFFHLHVTAGLAEMVDSNHGWKIARWLDGRPVTLAHGDEKVEEELRLYQQEFGPKKASLLREQSRRLLFSSPSHMMIRRHDKLEAVAVHAGIKDDYIGMESPAVYTFCRYGDVAGTGPDGRPIRREWAKERKVTSPIIVWGHDPHPEPKRKNGTINIDQGCVFGGMLTAYRFPEDEVLSVPAKKNYSGLADTPLTRYTAD, translated from the coding sequence ATGAGGCACAAACCTCAGACACGCTCCAAGGTGCTTTCGGCGGACAATGGCGTGGACATTATCGGAGATGTTCACGGCTGTTACGACGAGTTTATGGAATTGATCCAGCGTCTGGGGTACGAACGGAGCCAGGACGGCACCTATCGTCACCCCCAGGGCCGAAAGCTCCTTTCCCTCGGAGACATTACAAGTCGCGGGCCGTACTCCATCAAGATGCTGCAATTTTTCCACCTCCACGTCACAGCCGGGCTGGCGGAGATGGTCGACAGCAATCACGGCTGGAAAATCGCCCGCTGGCTGGACGGAAGACCTGTTACACTGGCACATGGCGATGAAAAGGTGGAGGAGGAGCTGCGGCTCTACCAGCAAGAGTTCGGGCCGAAAAAAGCGTCTCTTTTGCGGGAGCAGAGTCGGCGCCTCTTGTTCTCCTCGCCATCGCACATGATGATTCGCCGCCATGACAAGCTGGAAGCCGTTGCCGTGCACGCAGGCATTAAGGATGACTACATCGGCATGGAATCGCCGGCTGTCTATACGTTTTGCCGTTACGGGGACGTAGCCGGGACCGGGCCTGATGGCCGTCCGATTCGCCGGGAGTGGGCCAAGGAACGAAAAGTGACAAGCCCGATTATCGTCTGGGGACACGATCCCCACCCGGAGCCGAAACGAAAAAACGGCACAATCAACATCGACCAAGGGTGCGTGTTTGGCGGAATGCTGACCGCCTATCGCTTTCCGGAGGACGAGGTGTTGAGTGTGCCGGCCAAGAAAAATTATTCAGGTCTGGCAGATACGCCGCTGACGCGCTATACGGCGGATTGA
- a CDS encoding response regulator encodes MIRVLLVDDHEMVRMGLAAYLSTEDDIEVVAEAGSGEEGVRMAVELRPDVVLMDLVMEGIGGVEATRRIREACPASKVIVLTSFIDDEKVYPVIEAGAFSYLLKTSRAAEIAKAIRSAAAGEPVLESRVAGKIMARFRHGQESHPHEQLTPRELEVLKLIGQGKSNQEIADELIIGIKTVKTHVSNILAKLNVEDRTQAAIYVHTHNLG; translated from the coding sequence GTGATTCGCGTATTACTGGTAGACGATCATGAGATGGTGCGGATGGGGCTGGCTGCTTACTTGTCAACCGAGGATGATATCGAGGTGGTGGCAGAAGCGGGCAGCGGAGAAGAAGGAGTGCGGATGGCGGTAGAGCTGCGACCGGATGTCGTGCTCATGGATCTGGTCATGGAGGGCATTGGCGGTGTGGAAGCGACCCGGCGCATTCGTGAAGCTTGTCCAGCGAGCAAAGTCATCGTCCTCACCAGCTTTATCGACGACGAAAAAGTATATCCGGTCATCGAAGCGGGGGCCTTCAGTTACTTGCTCAAGACTTCGCGTGCGGCCGAAATCGCCAAGGCGATCCGCTCGGCTGCAGCAGGAGAGCCTGTACTGGAGTCGCGAGTGGCAGGAAAAATCATGGCCCGTTTCCGGCACGGACAGGAATCGCACCCGCACGAGCAGTTGACCCCGCGCGAGCTTGAAGTTTTAAAGCTGATCGGCCAGGGCAAGTCCAACCAGGAAATTGCCGACGAGCTGATTATCGGGATCAAAACGGTAAAGACGCACGTCAGCAATATCCTCGCCAAGCTGAATGTCGAGGACCGCACACAGGCGGCCATTTACGTGCACACGCATAATCTTGGCTAA